The following proteins are co-located in the Aquarana catesbeiana isolate 2022-GZ linkage group LG02, ASM4218655v1, whole genome shotgun sequence genome:
- the LOC141129758 gene encoding odorant receptor 131-2-like, whose amino-acid sequence MTFYEITRAVLLVPIVFLFGIFVYFMSIILKVFFTTPRVRENSRYILFIHMLVNDLIYIILAFLLYFGSRLNLYWPLPICFLIISICTCSFRVTPYNLAVMSLERYTAICHPLRYAELCNVQRSRVAMVVMWAVGFVPQIISFITFCFAAEKEAFSLKVICDWPSLTITEGQAIQRTVAEVVSFLLVWGTIAYTYIKVIMVAHKVGSATSAFKAGKTVLLHAVQLLLCMLAFTYGFTEKFFRQYFYLLPLTNFLTFMLLPRLISPLIYGIRDEVFSKHMTKLCRSKKSPSL is encoded by the coding sequence ATGACATTCTATGAAATAACGCGGGCAGTTCTCTTGGTCCCCATTGTTTTCCTGTTTGGCATTTTCGTTTACTTTATGAGTATCATACTGAAGGTCTTCTTCACCACTCCTCGCGTTAGAGAGAACTCCCGCTACATCTTGTTCATTCACATGCTGGTAAATGATTTGATATACATTATTCTTGCATTTCTCCTTTATTTTGGATCAAGACTTAATTTATATTGGCCTCTACCAATCTGTTTCTTGATCATCAGCATATGCACCTGCTCATTTAGAGTGACTCCATACAACTTGGCGGTCATGTCTTTGGAACGTTATACTGCCATTTGCCACCCATTAAGGTATGCTGAACTATGTAATGTACAAAGGTCAAGAGTGGCTATGGTGGTCATGTGGGCTGTGGGCTTTGTGCCCCAAATTATcagttttattacattttgttttgcaGCAGAAAAAGAGGCATTTTCTCTCAAAGTTATCTGCGATTGGCCATCGCTGACCATCACTGAAGGACAAGCCATACAGAGAACAGTAGCTGAGGTTGTCAGCTTTCTACTCGTTTGGGGCACTATTGCCTACACGTACATCAAGGTCATAATGGTGGCTCATAAGGTTGGTTCAGCAACATCAGCTTTCAAGGCTGGGAAAACTGTCTTGCTCCATGCAGTCCAGCTTCTCCTTTGTATGTTGGCCTTTACCTATGGATTCACAGAAAAGTTCTTCAGGCAATACTTTTATTTGCTTCCCCTGACTAACTTTTTAACATTCATGTTGCTTCCTAGACTTATCAGTCCCTTAATTTACGGAATCAGAGATGAAGTGTTTAGCAAGCACATGACCAAGTTGTGTCGGTCAAAAAAGTCCCCATCATTATAG